In the genome of Segatella copri, one region contains:
- the pafA gene encoding alkaline phosphatase PafA, with protein MNKIFKLIFVLCCFCGIAQAQPQRPKLVVGIVIDQMRWDYLYRYYARYGEGGFKRMLGEGFSVENCKIPYIPSVTAIGHSSIWTGSVPSIHGIAGNNFVKDGKVVYCTADDTVNPVGSDSKAGKMSPRNLWVTTIGDELRLATNNRSKVVGVALKDRASILPAGHHANGAYWFDDKSGKFITSTFYMEKLPEWVNKFNKQKLPNKYLSKKWETLYPIDSYKESTSDDNNYENGIAEGEKAVLPLDLPALYKKHGYKILRNTPFGCNLTFDIAKAAIEGENLGRNTDTDLLTISCSSTDYIGHQVGVNAIETEDCYLRLDKALADFFAYLDQTVGKGNYLTFLTADHGGVNNATFLQDQRIPAGIWNKKGLVEELNQILKAKFNTDKNLVKTIMNYQVFFNTDTIEELGLDYAAIKQAVVDRLKKDKDVHYAFDMEKTSTESIPAELKFRAINGYNRERSGSVQIVLKPGHYDYYSSKGTTHGAWNPYDIHIPCLFMGWGIQHGESAQPHYMTDIAATVCAMLHIQAPNGCIGTPIF; from the coding sequence ATGAATAAGATTTTTAAACTCATCTTCGTGCTCTGCTGCTTCTGCGGCATCGCACAGGCTCAGCCTCAACGACCTAAGCTCGTTGTAGGCATTGTAATCGACCAGATGCGATGGGATTACCTCTATCGCTACTACGCCCGCTACGGCGAAGGCGGATTCAAGAGAATGCTCGGCGAAGGATTCAGCGTGGAAAACTGCAAGATTCCTTATATCCCTTCGGTTACAGCCATCGGTCACTCTTCTATCTGGACCGGTTCCGTGCCTTCTATCCACGGAATCGCCGGAAATAACTTCGTGAAGGATGGAAAGGTTGTGTACTGTACTGCTGATGATACCGTAAACCCTGTGGGCTCTGATAGCAAGGCGGGCAAGATGTCGCCTCGCAATCTGTGGGTAACTACCATCGGCGATGAACTCCGTCTGGCTACCAACAACCGCTCTAAGGTGGTGGGCGTGGCCTTGAAAGACAGAGCTTCCATCCTCCCTGCCGGTCATCACGCCAATGGCGCTTACTGGTTTGATGATAAATCGGGCAAGTTCATCACCAGCACATTCTATATGGAAAAACTGCCAGAGTGGGTGAACAAGTTCAACAAGCAAAAACTGCCTAACAAGTATCTTTCCAAGAAATGGGAGACGCTCTACCCTATCGATTCCTATAAGGAGAGCACCAGCGATGACAACAACTATGAGAACGGTATCGCTGAGGGCGAGAAGGCGGTATTGCCACTCGACTTGCCAGCCTTATACAAGAAGCATGGCTACAAGATTCTCCGCAACACCCCATTCGGCTGCAACCTGACCTTCGATATTGCCAAGGCTGCCATCGAGGGCGAGAACCTGGGTAGAAACACAGATACCGACCTGCTGACCATCAGCTGTTCAAGCACCGATTACATCGGTCATCAGGTGGGCGTGAACGCTATAGAAACAGAAGACTGCTATCTTAGACTTGATAAGGCTCTGGCTGATTTCTTCGCTTATCTCGACCAGACCGTAGGCAAGGGAAATTATCTCACCTTCCTCACCGCCGACCATGGAGGTGTGAACAATGCCACCTTCCTGCAAGATCAGCGAATCCCTGCCGGCATCTGGAACAAAAAAGGATTGGTAGAAGAGCTGAATCAGATTCTGAAAGCTAAGTTCAATACCGACAAGAATCTCGTGAAGACTATCATGAACTACCAGGTGTTCTTCAACACAGATACCATTGAAGAACTCGGTTTGGATTACGCAGCCATCAAGCAGGCTGTGGTAGATAGATTGAAGAAAGACAAGGATGTGCACTATGCCTTCGATATGGAGAAGACCTCCACAGAGAGCATTCCTGCAGAGCTGAAGTTCCGTGCCATCAACGGCTACAACCGTGAGCGCAGCGGAAGCGTCCAGATAGTACTGAAGCCAGGTCACTACGATTATTACAGCAGCAAGGGAACTACCCACGGAGCATGGAATCCATACGATATCCATATTCCTTGCCTGTTTATGGGTTGGGGCATCCAGCACGGCGAGAGCGCCCAGCCTCACTATATGACGGATATTGCCGCCACCGTTTGTGCGATGCTGCATATTCAGGCACCTAACGGCTGCATCGGCACACCGATATTCTAA
- a CDS encoding DarT ssDNA thymidine ADP-ribosyltransferase family protein: MQNIIDKNTAEQLSFLTHTAYIAPIGNFLAAEFSINEDIYFEMEVSSRQNAYENNLLGLNQEGLAEHLAILGVIPNPDFVFFPKPIENIRYLMYRYIKSIFQIPNNSLHCFSNDSEFKAFCNNNNIDYIPQQWFKRIYIEGSYTVARSYILKCSLVFQNLYFPKDLQENNFSVTLHDAKKLQQTVNFKSDFSEIFEILKRNNITKFYHFTDKNNIESIKRYGLLSADELHKKGIRPKYASSERSRYYDKEMGISDYVRLSLVKGHPMMYSSMTATGLTPIILEINPIIALMPNVYFANTNTLAKDAQIGSTATDLTKLDFTIIHSNKAYYELNSIKDKKAYQAEILIKQRVGQEMILNLKDF, from the coding sequence ATGCAAAATATTATCGATAAAAATACAGCAGAACAACTAAGCTTTTTAACTCATACTGCCTATATAGCACCTATCGGAAACTTCTTAGCAGCAGAGTTTAGCATAAACGAAGATATTTACTTTGAGATGGAAGTATCTTCAAGGCAAAATGCTTATGAAAACAACTTATTAGGATTAAACCAAGAAGGTCTAGCAGAGCATCTTGCTATTCTTGGGGTTATTCCAAACCCCGATTTTGTTTTCTTTCCAAAGCCTATAGAAAATATCAGATATTTAATGTACCGATACATAAAAAGCATTTTTCAAATTCCCAACAATAGTTTACATTGTTTTTCTAACGATTCTGAGTTTAAAGCATTTTGCAACAATAACAATATAGATTATATCCCACAACAATGGTTTAAGCGCATTTATATCGAAGGTTCTTATACCGTTGCACGCTCTTATATTTTAAAGTGCAGTCTAGTTTTTCAAAACTTATATTTTCCAAAGGATTTACAAGAAAATAATTTTTCTGTAACACTTCATGATGCTAAAAAGCTTCAACAAACTGTAAATTTCAAATCTGATTTCTCAGAAATTTTCGAAATATTAAAGAGAAACAATATTACAAAGTTCTATCATTTCACAGATAAGAACAATATTGAATCTATAAAAAGATATGGACTACTTTCGGCAGATGAATTACACAAAAAAGGAATAAGACCTAAATACGCTAGTAGTGAAAGGTCTCGATATTATGACAAAGAAATGGGAATTAGCGATTATGTCAGATTGAGCCTCGTAAAAGGGCACCCGATGATGTACTCTTCTATGACAGCCACAGGTTTAACTCCTATCATATTAGAAATAAATCCTATAATAGCTTTAATGCCAAATGTTTATTTTGCAAATACAAACACGTTGGCAAAAGATGCTCAAATTGGTTCTACAGCAACAGACCTAACGAAACTTGATTTTACCATAATACATTCAAACAAGGCATATTATGAATTAAATAGCATAAAAGACAAAAAAGCATATCAAGCCGAAATTCTTATCAAACAAAGAGTTGGGCAAGAAATGATACTCAACCTAAAAGATTTTTAA
- a CDS encoding ATP-binding protein, with product MANNEYRKLPTGIQSFNKIREENYLYVDKTDIIWKLANKGKQYNYLSRPRRFGKSVLVDTLQCYFEGRKELFEGLKIMDLEKDWKAYPVIRLDMSRGGANAETLRSYLNLRFGYYEEKYSITPDSTAKLADRFDAIITTAYKQTGLKVAILIDEYDSPLQHSWKTPEHEACTEVYREVFAILKADDEYERLVFITGITKFTQISLFSVLNNLTNISFLPEYAAICGITEEEIKENFKPELEKMAEANGWTLQETHDKLKDYYDGYHFSRRNMVDIYNPFSLINALDTQDLNSYWASSGATSMLPKFIKDAELRLPDFEDCMILRNTLETSDVTGGGPELFLYQSGYLTIKSCVGNVYHLGFPNEEVKQALYECVLPALTMRQEADTQSLQAQLYQYLECKELDKAMKALKALVADVPYSNKKLASMDMEERYRLIISTILNAIGLKVEVEHMLSTGRIDLVVKTTHHIYIIELKLRNNGGKEAAIKQIQDRQYLEPFKADKREVVGLGIELNEEGKGVLDWEMVNEV from the coding sequence ATGGCAAACAATGAATACAGAAAGCTGCCTACAGGCATACAATCTTTCAACAAGATAAGAGAAGAAAACTATCTCTATGTTGATAAGACTGACATCATTTGGAAATTGGCGAACAAAGGCAAACAGTATAATTACTTGAGCCGCCCTCGCCGATTCGGAAAGTCTGTGCTCGTTGATACGCTACAATGTTACTTCGAAGGAAGAAAAGAACTCTTCGAAGGACTCAAAATTATGGACTTGGAGAAGGATTGGAAAGCATATCCTGTGATTCGACTCGACATGAGCCGTGGAGGAGCCAATGCAGAAACCTTGCGTTCGTACCTGAATCTGCGATTCGGATACTACGAGGAGAAGTATTCCATCACTCCCGATTCTACAGCCAAACTTGCCGACCGCTTTGATGCCATCATTACGACGGCATACAAACAGACGGGCTTGAAGGTTGCCATCCTTATCGACGAATATGACTCTCCACTCCAGCACTCTTGGAAAACCCCGGAACACGAAGCATGCACCGAGGTATATCGTGAAGTCTTTGCCATTTTAAAGGCCGATGATGAATACGAGCGTCTGGTCTTTATCACGGGCATCACCAAGTTTACGCAGATTTCCCTTTTCTCTGTGCTCAACAATTTAACCAACATCAGTTTCCTCCCAGAATATGCAGCCATCTGCGGCATCACTGAAGAGGAAATAAAAGAGAACTTCAAGCCTGAACTTGAAAAAATGGCAGAGGCGAACGGATGGACTTTGCAGGAAACCCACGACAAGCTGAAGGACTACTACGACGGTTACCATTTCAGTCGCCGAAACATGGTTGACATCTACAATCCTTTCAGCCTTATCAATGCGCTTGACACCCAGGATCTCAACAGTTATTGGGCATCATCAGGAGCCACATCCATGCTGCCGAAGTTCATCAAGGATGCAGAGTTGCGCCTACCTGACTTTGAGGATTGCATGATTCTCCGCAACACATTGGAGACTTCCGATGTTACTGGTGGAGGTCCAGAACTCTTCTTATATCAATCAGGTTATCTCACCATTAAATCGTGCGTAGGAAATGTCTATCACTTAGGCTTCCCAAATGAAGAGGTAAAACAGGCGCTATACGAATGCGTACTGCCGGCATTGACCATGCGACAAGAGGCTGATACGCAATCTCTGCAAGCGCAGTTGTACCAATATCTGGAATGCAAAGAGCTAGATAAAGCGATGAAAGCACTCAAAGCATTGGTTGCCGATGTGCCTTACAGCAACAAAAAGTTGGCATCCATGGATATGGAAGAGCGTTACCGACTGATTATCAGTACCATCTTGAATGCCATCGGTTTGAAGGTGGAAGTAGAGCACATGCTTTCTACTGGCAGAATCGACCTCGTTGTCAAAACAACTCATCACATCTATATAATAGAACTGAAGTTAAGAAACAATGGAGGCAAGGAAGCTGCCATCAAGCAAATTCAAGACCGACAATACCTAGAGCCTTTCAAGGCCGACAAGCGAGAGGTAGTAGGCTTAGGCATAGAACTAAACGAAGAAGGCAAAGGCGTTTTGGATTGGGAAATGGTAAATGAAGTATAA